In Xiphophorus maculatus strain JP 163 A chromosome 2, X_maculatus-5.0-male, whole genome shotgun sequence, one genomic interval encodes:
- the mterf2 gene encoding transcription termination factor 2, mitochondrial yields MLRLIATSLCLRCQHVPLLLSNLKACSTLSSVENQQTVEALYELSVDIQKVRKLKGWVLHQNPAYTKEVASLLRDMGASIPIIAHILAVHPEAVLCNPEQLQAQQELWMSVCPNHRQLIGIIEKFPASFFSASSHLENQRKNIAYFQSLNLNKRIITKLMASAPQSFRRPVEQNQLMVCTLQQAYTELGGDEANMRIWLQKLLSQNPFVLLKPPEVLRQNLLFLKDRGFTTSELLRLLSKLRGFVTELNPDSMCRTLAFSQETIGCSDAELREIILKCPALLYHPESTLAERFEGLLSAGISMSQIIQTPTVLELTTQIVNYRIHRLKSCGYDVSTGSLDMINGTKKDFEMNFGKLQLRRERPLFNPVAPLKGDD; encoded by the coding sequence ATGTTGCGGTTGATTGCAACATCCTTGTGCCTCCGATGTCAACATGTCCCACTTTTACTTTCAAACCTCAAGGCATGTTCAACACTCAGCTCTGTGGAAAATCAACAGACTGTGGAAGCTCTTTATGAGCTGTCTGTGGACATCCAGAAAGTTCGGAAACTTAAAGGATGGGTGCTGCATCAAAATCCAGCCTACACTAAGGAGGTAGCCAGCCTGCTGAGAGACATGGGTGCCTCGATCCCCATCATCGCTCACATCTTGGCTGTTCACCCTGAGGCCGTCCTCTGTAATCCGGAGCAACTGCAGGCCCAGCAGGAGCTGTGGATGTCTGTCTGTCCGAACCACAGACAGCTGATTGGTATTATTGAGAAATTCCCAGCCTCCTTCTTCTCCGCATCTAGTCACCTAGAAAACCAGCGGAAAAACATTGCTTACTTCCAGAGCCTGAACCTTAACAAGAGGATCATTACCAAACTCATGGCCAGTGCTCCACAGAGCTTCCGCAGGCCTGTTGAGCAGAACCAGCTGATGGTCTGCACCCTCCAACAGGCCTACACGGAGCTGGGTGGCGACGAAGCCAACATGAGAATATGGCTGCAGAAGCTGCTGAGCCAGAACCCGTTTGTTCTGCTAAAGCCGCCGGAGGTGCTGAGGCAGAATCTGCTGTTCCTCAAAGACAGAGGGTTCACCACCAGCGAACTCCTCCGTCTCCTCTCCAAACTGCGGGGCTTCGTCACCGAGCTGAATCCGGACAGCATGTGTCGGACCCTGGCTTTCTCCCAGGAAACCATCGGCTGCTCTGACGCAGAGCTGAGGGAGATTATCCTCAAGTGTCCGGCTCTGCTTTACCATCCAGAATCCACTCTGGCTGAGCGCTTTGAGGGCCTCCTCAGCGCTGGGATCAGCATGTCTCAAATCATACAGACTCCAACCGTCCTGGAGCTAACCACGCAGATCGTAAATTACCGTATCCACCGCCTGAAGAGTTGCGGCTACGACGTTAGCACAGGGAGTCTAGACATGATAAACGGCACCAAGAAAGACTTTGAGATGAACTTTGGGAAACTGCAGCTGCGTAGAGAGAGACCACTTTTTAACCCTGTTGCCCCTTTAAAAGGTGATGACTGA
- the LOC102237950 gene encoding dihydrofolate reductase-like, which yields MEQDRETVRKKPVQLIAAICNNMGMGKDGTLPWSLPSEFQYFLNTITRVSRPGNMNLLIWGRLCWNSHSENMFPLANSLHVVLSKTLSSAPDHAHFLCQDFESAVRLAAQPPLSDIIETVWILGGTQVYEDALKHPWCDLLYLTDVMADFDCDVFFPEFDRELFKLQEKFPDVPSEIQEENGIRFKCQVFKKKTDDAF from the exons ATGGAGCAGGATCGGGAAACGGTGCGGAAGAAACCCGTTCAGCTCATAGCGGCGATTTGCAACAACATGGGAATGGGGAAAGACGGGACGCTGCCCTGGAGTTTACC ATCTGAATTCCAGTACTTTCTGAACACCATCACAAGAGTGTCGCGACCAG GTAACATGAATTTGCTGATTTGGGGGCGGCTCTGCTGGAATTCCCATTCCGAAAATATGTTTCCACTGGCCAACTCTCTGCATGTAGTGCTCAGTAAAACATTGAG CTCTGCCCCAGATCATGCCCACTTCTTGTGTCAAGACTTTGAAAGTGCTGTCCGCCTGGCTGCTCAGCCTCCCCTGTCTGACATAATAGAGACCGTCTGGATTCTTGGTGGGACGCAGGTCTATGAG GATGCATTGAAGCACCCGTGGTGTGACCTTCTTTACCTGACCGATGTCATGGCCGACTTTGACTGTGATGTGTTCTTTCCTGAGTTTGACAgagaattatttaaattacagGAAAA ATTTCCAGATGTACCGAGTGAAATTCAAGAGGAGAATGGGATTAGGTTCAAATGCCAAGTTTTCAAGAAGAAGACGGATGATGCCTTCTAG